The proteins below come from a single Anaerolineales bacterium genomic window:
- a CDS encoding SH3 domain-containing protein, whose product MLKSKSLVRLVIVLAVIAGITLPGLAAHPAAAQIGQPYAKVSGDRAVVYAGPGTGFWQFGALRKNVITPVTGVTADRQFWYSETPIGAGYLRAQDVEVVGGESVPIIDPGIIGTIITGAANVRTGPGAEAPSIATLQKDMQFFVIGQQPDGSWLQIRFKGGKGWVKATLTNLGTVGVPDAPSTAGPIAIANANVTLRSGPGTQYTIIGVIPAGEVSVILGKNASGRWLFVDSILGEGWVITSGVATRNYFGSVAILDAESTGAELDLTAKTRTGANIRLGPGLGFESIGSVAGGTFITILGQSADKGWWYADTPVGTGWIAKSVVATPRDFSRVVPVLP is encoded by the coding sequence ATGCTCAAGTCAAAATCGTTGGTCCGTTTGGTGATCGTCCTCGCCGTGATTGCGGGGATCACCCTTCCGGGATTAGCGGCTCATCCCGCTGCCGCCCAAATTGGGCAGCCCTATGCCAAAGTAAGTGGGGATCGCGCTGTTGTTTACGCCGGACCCGGCACAGGGTTCTGGCAGTTTGGGGCGCTCCGTAAGAATGTGATCACCCCGGTGACGGGCGTCACAGCGGACCGTCAGTTTTGGTATTCGGAAACGCCCATTGGGGCGGGCTACCTTCGCGCCCAAGATGTAGAGGTTGTTGGTGGGGAATCCGTCCCCATCATTGATCCGGGCATCATCGGGACAATCATTACTGGTGCAGCAAATGTCCGCACGGGTCCCGGCGCCGAAGCGCCCTCCATCGCCACCTTGCAAAAAGACATGCAGTTCTTTGTTATTGGGCAACAGCCTGATGGAAGTTGGCTGCAAATCCGCTTCAAAGGGGGCAAAGGGTGGGTGAAGGCAACACTCACAAACCTCGGCACAGTCGGTGTTCCCGATGCCCCGTCAACAGCTGGACCCATCGCCATTGCCAACGCCAATGTAACGCTGCGCAGCGGTCCTGGCACACAGTACACGATCATTGGCGTGATTCCCGCCGGAGAGGTCTCCGTGATTTTGGGGAAAAATGCCAGTGGGCGTTGGCTGTTTGTCGATTCCATCCTCGGTGAGGGCTGGGTGATCACCTCCGGCGTTGCCACACGGAATTATTTTGGCAGTGTCGCCATTCTGGATGCCGAATCGACGGGTGCGGAACTTGATTTGACGGCAAAAACGCGCACCGGCGCGAACATCCGCTTGGGACCGGGCTTGGGCTTTGAGAGCATCGGATCGGTGGCGGGCGGTACGTTCATCACCATTTTGGGGCAGAGCGCCGATAAAGGGTGGTGGTATGCCGATACCCCTGTTGGCACGGGCTGGATTGCCAAATCGGTTGTGGCAACCCCCCGTGACTTCAGCCGGGTTGTGCCGGTACTCCCATAA